One window from the genome of Leucoraja erinacea ecotype New England chromosome 16, Leri_hhj_1, whole genome shotgun sequence encodes:
- the LOC129704905 gene encoding uncharacterized protein LOC129704905, which translates to MHYETIVSALEAKSSREQILEMDKRLAAKEMEVSNLKTQLQLMQECLDGIKDSQSQQNQKMCEQLSWFKDHVKFTEILSELHKLTSITNPVIQVQNDMTQTTPSTCGGLCIVHKQRAYYESTRVCRTSFQPQPAQIDNYQLCDTKAVCTDILPKGSSHAHENVYQKTLSDTTKPRPCGSKFYVACSCCQDNNEDPSSFPTVTNSNHTICACPVGGINGLSSQTFIPGDVELAEDENDSKSNSPSIQKMPNNKEKKRARIFFSPSVKCNPGHSMWPDSTIKNNKTGAGGSAVTCGKIGTRRCRTKLSSFPFNKERIKLNNAPDKSNSINAGLKKATSDELKIKPAPQKQSNGSEKKSIGKASYEKRRYPLEGLQVKDETWQEQAMKRNYLQQQKGRKEFVKVAKRNPSWQHPIPFQDGILQNGRESEHLLQSWFSPLTPAHENYSGNPADPSVGKDAQTKTKLNFFDSSEDSD; encoded by the exons ATGCACTATGAAACAATAGTGAGTGCTTTGGAAGCAAAAAGTAGTAGAGAGCAAATTCTTGAAATGgataaaagacttgcagct AAGGAGATGGAAGTGAGTAATCTTAAAACTCAACTGCAGTTGATGCAAGAATGTCTGGATGGAATAAAAGATTCACAAAGTcaacaaaatcagaaaatgtgTGAGCAGCTCAGCTGGTTTAAAGATCACGTTAAGTTTACTGAAATCCTATCCGAACTCCATAAACTCACTTCTATTACGAATCCTGTCATCCAAGTACAGAATGATATGACACAAACAACTCCGAGTACATGTGGGGGTCTCTGCATTGTTCATAAGCAAAGAGCTTATTATGAAAGCACAAGAGTTTGCAGAACATCATTCCAACCTCAGCCTGCACAAATAGACAACTATCAACTTTGTGACACCAAAGCTGTATGTACGGATATATTACCAAAAGGTAGCAGCCATGCTCATGAGAATGTTTATCAGAAAACTTTATCAGACACCACTAAGCCAAGGCCATGTGGTTCCAAATTTTATGTTGCATGTTCATGTTGTCAAGACAACAATGAAGACCCCTCTTCATTCCCCACTGTAACTAACTCAAATCACACAATATGTGCATGTCCTGTCGGAGGCATAAATGGGCTTTCTTCTCAAACATTTATCCCTGGTGACGTCGAATTGGCTGAAGACGAGAATGACTCCAAGAGTAATTCTCCCTCTATTCAGAAAATGcctaataataaagaaaaaaagaggGCTCGTATTTTCTTCAGTCCAAGTGTAAAATGTAACCCTGGCCATAGTATGTGGCCAGACTCAACgataaaaaacaacaaaacaggAGCTGGTGGTAGTGCTGTGACATGCGGTAAGATTGGAACCAGAAGATGCCGCACTAAATTAAGCTCTTTTCCATTCAATAAAGAGAGGATCAAACTCAACAATGCACCAGATAAGTCAAACAGCATTAACGCTGGCCTGAAAAAAGCGACTTCAGATGAATTAAAGATTAAACCAGCCCCACAAAAGCAATCAAATGGGAGTGAAAAGAAAAGTATTGGCAAAGCATCTTATGAAAAGCGAAGATACCCTCTTGAAGGACTGCAAGTGAAAGATGAGACCTGGCAGGAACAAGCGATGAAAAGAAATTACTTACAACagcagaaaggaaggaaggagttTGTCAAAGTAGCTAAGAGAAATCCTTCATGGCAACATCCAATCCCTTTTCAAGATGGTATTTTGCAGAATGGTAGGGAATCTGAGCATCTGCTTCAATCATGGTTTAGTCCTTTAACTCCAGCTCACGAGAACTACAGTGGTAACCCAGCAGACCCTTCAGTTGGAAAAGATGCTCAAACTAAAACAAAGCTTAACTTTTTTGACAGCAGTGAAGATTCTGATTAG